A window of the Ostrea edulis chromosome 1, xbOstEdul1.1, whole genome shotgun sequence genome harbors these coding sequences:
- the LOC125646067 gene encoding uncharacterized protein LOC125646067, with translation MADRRRPKPEIKRPHASKKHFRHQDYDSSEDDSEIIEMEDLGERHHAGEGRPRKWHGGIESRNRQCDSDEDPQSTGHHSTSNWELRNEDYRPRLDRRNMGYNNGSRHPSYQYGKRQRIYLPENTETGDMNVARYSGNHSPEAVEMGYGKPYFYHNHGHGNNNRSYPENMEIGYWNRGFLPEEAHRYPEPREEHMDRGFQPPNMPHHHGNHYPPVWNTQIQSNVTQYPQTQQEDRSSPQEEEKKPRKVWWYTTCRVFSAILIILNLVSDWLQYSDMNDPIAHIKESIPNFEVTHCVTSENTRKGIAQQFMYFTIAGTLLALLQLANIIYQIVQNHRLKPDDEIRNYLDERTEVFLVNAFVRIPQNFLLHRLEKNCIECSISWNSKTIKRFLNGLSALLSSVWRYLTNLKVSSGKSKCTFSCSELCGKCTECCGDCFKDCFKGCFKCICPCCCCCFDCKTFFPCCCCYVICKNSHMSTKCVCSGKCELCDPNAPSILADLAAMPTGLYTFLYIARIMKYFCSLSSVYYIFKIVPNFINDVVFNWIWKELFKVPNV, from the exons ATGGCGGATCGACGACGACCGAAACCCGAAATAAAAAGGCCCCACGCCTCAAAGAAGCATTTCAGGCATCAGGATTACGACAGCAGTGAGGACGATTCCGAGATCATCGAAATGGAAGACTTGGGTGAAAGGCATCACGCAGGTGAAGGTCGTCCGAGGAAGTGGCACGGAGGTATAGAGTCCAGGAACAGACAATGCGACAGTGATGAAGATCCACAGAGCACAGGACATCACTCGACTTCAAATTGGGAATTAAGGAATGAAGATTATCGCCCAAGATTAGATCGTAGAAATATGGGTTATAATAACGGATCTCGACATCCAAGTTACCAATACGGAAAACGACAGAGGATATACCTGCCTGAAAATACGGAAACTGGAGATATGAATGTTGCACGCTACTCGGGGAATCATTCTCCGGAGGCTGTTGAGATGGGTTAtgggaaaccatatttttacCACAACCACGGCCATGGCAACAATAACAGAAGCTATCCGGAAAACATGGAAATAGGCTACTGGAATCGTGGATTCCTACCCGAAGAGGCACACCGATACCCCGAACCACGAGAAGAGCATATGGATCGCGGTTTTCAACCACCAAATATGCCTCATCACCATGGTAATCATTATCCACCAGTCTGGAATACTCAGATACAATCCAACGTCACACAGTACCCACAAACACAACAGGAAGACCGGTCCTCCCCGCAAGAGGAAGAGAAAAAACCGCGAAAGGTCTGGTGGTACACTACATGTCGTGTCTTCTCTGCCATTTTAATTATTCTTAATCTTGTCTCAGATTGGCTGCAATACTCTGATATGAATGATCCTATTGCTCATATAAAAGAATCGATACCAAATTTCGAGGTGACGCATTGTGTTACTTCCGAGAATACACGCAAAGGTATCGCACAGCAATTCATGTACTTTACCATCGCCGGGACCCTTCTGGCGCTCCTACAGTTGGCGAATATTATATACCAGATCGTCCAAAATCACCGACTAAAGCCCGATGATGAAATACGCAATTATCTGGACGAGCGAACGGAAGTTTTTCTTGTGAATGCGTTTGTAAGAATTCCACAAAATTTTCTACTTCATCGCctggaaaaaaattgcattgaATGCAGCATCAGTTGGAATTCAAAAACAATCAAACGATTCCTGAATGGTTTATCCGCATTACTTAGCAGCGTTTGGCGTTATCTAACGAACCTCAAAGTCTCCTCCGGTAAATCCAAATGCACGTTTAGTTGTTCCGAACTATGTGGGAAATGTACGGAATGCTGTGGCGACTGCTTCAAAGACTGCTTTAAAGGctgttttaaatgtatatgTCCATGTTGCTGCTGTTGCTTTGA TTGTAAAACGTTTTTTCCATGCTGCTGTTGCTATGTCATTTGCAAGAATTCTCACATGTCAACGAAGTGTGTCTGTAGTGGAAAATGCGAGTTGTGCGACCCAAATGCGCCCTCCATCTTGGCAGACCTCGCCGCAATGCCCACCGGCCTGTACACCTTCCTGTACATAGCCAGGATCATGAAGTACTTTTGCAGCTTATCATCAGTatattatatctttaaaattgtcCCGAACTTCATCAACGATGTCGTATTTAATTGGATTTGGAAGGAATTGTTTAAAGTACCCAATGTATAA